A section of the Spirosoma pollinicola genome encodes:
- a CDS encoding alpha/beta hydrolase family protein gives MKSTSVRYLILLVLTLGTSWQTIAQTLNDTFVNGDLMPNSPDLSPRGTYGVGVRTLKVVHKDQVDVLHMKDGKHPLYDRQLTLEVWYPANIPADKASSVTYESVLGRANDPKRPLVPFTFAGRASRDAEPDASAGAYPLVIVSHGYLGSRLLLTYLTENLASKGYVVVAIDHMESTYSDAAGFPSTLLNRALDDLFVLNEMAGLSAKGSKSFLSGLLNAENAALIGYSMGGYGALNATGAGYSPQAVKAFGQLAQGSTALDVRSMDSPAYKATLDPRIKAVVAFAPWGMERGMWDAKGLAGLTLPTLFVAGSKDDVSGYEKGIKAIYDGAVNADRYMLTYVNARHNVAPNPPPAASLQPGVSVDEYMHYAEPAWNERRINNINQHFVTAFLGIHLKKMEYAKYLDVPETDAAGTWTGFKPRMSVGLEMRHAKP, from the coding sequence GTGAAATCAACCTCTGTTCGTTACCTGATTCTTCTGGTTCTCACGCTGGGAACGTCCTGGCAGACTATCGCCCAAACGCTCAATGATACGTTCGTCAATGGCGATCTTATGCCTAATTCACCCGATCTATCCCCGCGCGGTACCTATGGCGTTGGCGTACGAACGCTCAAAGTAGTCCACAAGGATCAGGTCGATGTGCTGCATATGAAAGATGGAAAGCACCCTTTGTACGACCGTCAGCTAACCCTTGAAGTCTGGTATCCGGCCAATATTCCTGCCGATAAAGCGTCTAGCGTAACGTACGAATCTGTGCTTGGCCGCGCCAACGACCCTAAACGCCCCCTGGTTCCATTCACCTTCGCAGGCCGGGCCAGTCGTGATGCCGAGCCGGATGCCAGTGCGGGTGCTTATCCATTGGTTATTGTGTCGCACGGGTATCTCGGTTCTCGTCTGCTGCTAACTTACCTGACCGAAAATCTGGCGTCGAAAGGCTACGTTGTCGTGGCCATCGACCATATGGAGTCGACCTACAGCGATGCGGCCGGATTTCCCAGTACGCTCCTGAACCGGGCTCTCGATGACCTGTTTGTACTAAACGAAATGGCCGGGCTAAGTGCTAAAGGGAGTAAATCATTCCTGTCGGGGTTGCTCAACGCTGAGAATGCAGCCCTTATTGGTTACTCGATGGGTGGCTATGGCGCACTGAATGCCACAGGGGCGGGGTATAGCCCGCAGGCCGTTAAGGCGTTTGGTCAATTGGCGCAGGGCAGTACTGCCCTCGACGTTCGTTCGATGGATTCGCCCGCCTACAAAGCCACACTTGATCCCCGTATTAAAGCGGTCGTTGCTTTTGCGCCCTGGGGTATGGAACGGGGTATGTGGGATGCCAAAGGACTGGCGGGTCTGACCTTGCCAACGCTGTTTGTGGCGGGTAGCAAAGACGACGTGTCGGGCTACGAAAAAGGCATCAAAGCCATTTATGACGGAGCCGTCAACGCCGACCGCTATATGCTGACCTATGTGAACGCCCGGCACAACGTAGCGCCAAATCCACCACCAGCCGCTTCATTACAACCCGGTGTGTCTGTCGATGAATACATGCATTACGCTGAACCCGCCTGGAACGAGCGCCGGATCAATAACATCAACCAGCACTTCGTTACGGCTTTTCTGGGTATTCACCTCAAGAAGATGGAGTACGCCAAATACCTGGACGTACCCGAAACAGACGCTGCCGGAACGTGGACCGGTTTCAAGCCCCGCATGTCGGTGGGGCTGGAAATGCGCCATGCAAAGCCGTAG
- a CDS encoding ScyD/ScyE family protein, translating into MNYKLPLLCSLLTGALVISCQDHRIPAPETVKVSTFATGLASPIGLETDASGRVWVTEAGTGKNDGKVSVITPDGKVYPVITGFDSEVFQGSELDGLNHLLFADGLLYVLGSKSRLYSVNIASFKPGDTPLSATSLPVEDVSKFIIDFPFPADQDTGESHLYNMTVGPNGDLFFSDAAANAIIRRTKAGVWSVFANIPRLKNPTPVGPPFIDSVPTGIVFDGKNLLVTTLVGFPFPKGASIVYQVDQSAAISVFKQGFTSLVDLNLDTDLGLLLIQHGVFGQQGFGAKTGQVIQVTASGSSVLVDGLNLPTDLRQIDAHTAYVSSLGDGSVLKVTY; encoded by the coding sequence ATGAATTACAAACTCCCTCTTTTATGCTCTCTGTTAACCGGTGCTCTGGTTATAAGCTGTCAGGACCACCGGATTCCGGCCCCTGAAACAGTTAAGGTTTCCACTTTTGCAACGGGATTGGCCTCACCTATCGGCCTCGAAACAGACGCTAGCGGGCGAGTCTGGGTAACCGAAGCAGGTACCGGCAAAAATGATGGGAAAGTCTCCGTTATTACACCAGACGGTAAAGTCTATCCTGTCATTACTGGTTTTGATTCAGAAGTATTTCAGGGGAGCGAACTGGATGGCTTAAATCACCTGCTGTTTGCAGATGGACTGTTGTATGTGCTAGGGTCTAAAAGTCGATTATATAGCGTCAACATAGCTTCGTTCAAACCCGGTGACACCCCGCTTTCAGCAACGTCGCTTCCCGTTGAGGATGTGAGTAAGTTTATTATCGACTTTCCATTTCCAGCTGATCAGGATACCGGTGAGTCTCATTTGTACAACATGACCGTTGGGCCAAACGGGGACCTTTTCTTTAGCGATGCGGCTGCCAACGCCATTATCCGCCGAACAAAAGCAGGTGTGTGGAGTGTGTTTGCCAATATACCCCGGCTCAAGAACCCAACGCCCGTTGGCCCGCCCTTTATTGACTCAGTGCCCACGGGTATTGTTTTCGACGGCAAGAATTTGCTGGTTACCACACTGGTTGGCTTTCCATTCCCTAAGGGAGCATCTATCGTTTACCAGGTAGACCAGTCAGCAGCAATCTCTGTTTTCAAACAGGGTTTTACCAGTTTAGTCGATCTAAATCTGGACACAGATCTGGGGCTGTTACTGATTCAGCATGGCGTATTTGGCCAGCAAGGTTTTGGGGCTAAAACAGGTCAGGTGATTCAGGTAACGGCTAGCGGTAGCTCGGTTCTGGTCGATGGGTTAAATCTGCCAACAGACCTTCGGCAAATTGACGCACATACGGCTTACGTATCCAGTCTGGGCGATGGGTCTGTGTTAAAAGTGACGTATTAA
- a CDS encoding sugar phosphate isomerase/epimerase family protein, which translates to MIRLTLLVGLWLAGASATQAQPFGKLVKKMPGMVSYTLRESFSKDVPGTLDKVKAWGITDIEFSGLFGKTAPELRALLDQRGLTCSSYGVSYDAIANKPDSILQNAKALGVKYIRIGSIPHKSAATLEMMQQAAEVFNRFGKQAHEQGVMFCYHNHGFEFQPYENGTLFDYLVKQTNPEYVGYEMDVTWTYLPGQDPAALLMKYPKRFRLIHLKDVQKGVARNDKGSMANEECVVLGTGQIDWPSVLKAVNKSSIEHLYIEDESKAAEQQVPKSLAYLKSL; encoded by the coding sequence ATGATACGTTTAACATTACTTGTAGGTTTATGGCTGGCTGGCGCATCAGCCACTCAGGCACAGCCCTTTGGAAAACTGGTGAAGAAAATGCCCGGCATGGTTTCCTATACCCTGCGCGAAAGCTTTTCGAAAGATGTGCCCGGTACACTGGATAAAGTGAAAGCCTGGGGCATCACCGACATTGAGTTTTCGGGCCTGTTCGGTAAAACCGCCCCTGAACTGCGAGCCCTCCTCGACCAGCGCGGGCTCACATGTAGCAGCTACGGCGTGAGTTACGATGCCATCGCCAACAAACCGGACTCTATTCTGCAAAATGCAAAAGCACTTGGTGTGAAATACATCCGTATCGGTTCTATACCACACAAGAGCGCAGCCACGCTGGAAATGATGCAGCAGGCCGCCGAGGTGTTCAACCGTTTCGGCAAACAGGCCCACGAACAGGGTGTTATGTTCTGTTACCATAATCACGGGTTCGAGTTTCAGCCCTACGAAAATGGTACGCTGTTTGATTATTTAGTAAAGCAAACGAACCCCGAATACGTAGGCTACGAAATGGACGTAACCTGGACGTACTTGCCCGGTCAGGACCCGGCTGCACTTCTGATGAAATACCCTAAACGGTTCCGGCTCATTCACCTGAAAGACGTGCAAAAAGGAGTTGCCCGTAATGATAAGGGGAGCATGGCCAATGAGGAATGTGTTGTATTGGGAACGGGTCAAATTGACTGGCCTTCTGTTCTCAAAGCCGTGAACAAGTCGTCGATAGAGCACCTGTACATTGAGGACGAAAGTAAAGCCGCCGAGCAGCAAGTGCCCAAAAGTCTGGCGTATCTGAAAAGTTTATGA
- a CDS encoding RNA polymerase sigma factor, whose product MSEELVDEFERSKGQLKSYILRITASVADAEDIVHDTFIKATEKLESFRGQSSLKTWLFAIASNLAQDNLRARKRWVDNVTDIAKKAALANPTFFQQAMHIQATSLQGQFEIREHIAFCFTCIAKSLPLEQQLSLLLKEVYDFRINEIAQILDSTEAMVKYYLHTGRAKMIHVFEGRCALINKQGVCHQCSELNGLFNPKQKFQEEAVKIDLVRKAATADREHLFDLRMKVIQGIDPFESNAAELQLHHLEHNRQVIENYLEKNAS is encoded by the coding sequence ATGTCAGAGGAACTGGTAGATGAATTTGAGCGATCAAAAGGACAACTGAAGTCCTATATCCTGCGAATAACGGCAAGCGTAGCAGACGCAGAGGATATTGTCCATGACACCTTTATTAAAGCTACTGAAAAACTGGAGTCCTTCAGGGGGCAATCGTCGCTGAAAACCTGGCTGTTTGCCATCGCATCAAATTTGGCCCAAGATAATCTCAGAGCCAGAAAACGCTGGGTGGATAACGTGACCGACATTGCGAAAAAAGCCGCTTTAGCTAATCCGACGTTCTTTCAGCAGGCGATGCACATTCAGGCCACTTCACTTCAGGGGCAATTCGAAATAAGAGAACATATTGCGTTTTGTTTTACCTGTATTGCCAAATCATTACCTCTGGAACAACAGCTCAGCCTTTTGCTGAAAGAAGTGTATGATTTCAGGATCAACGAAATCGCGCAGATTCTTGATAGCACCGAAGCCATGGTGAAGTATTATTTGCATACGGGCCGGGCAAAAATGATTCATGTTTTTGAAGGTAGATGCGCCCTAATTAACAAACAGGGTGTTTGCCATCAATGCTCGGAATTGAATGGATTATTCAACCCAAAACAGAAATTTCAGGAAGAAGCGGTTAAAATTGATCTGGTCAGAAAAGCGGCTACTGCCGATAGAGAACACCTTTTTGATCTTCGAATGAAGGTGATACAGGGTATAGACCCCTTTGAATCGAACGCGGCCGAATTACAACTTCATCATTTAGAGCACAATAGGCAGGTTATTGAAAACTATCTGGAGAAAAATGCCAGTTAA
- a CDS encoding SRPBCC domain-containing protein produces the protein MANTPYLTQDGKANTVKKLFSRETSVSITIDADPSIIWALLTTASDYPRWNSTIVSIEGTISPNEKIKLTSTLDPKRVFTLQIKQVDPEKKLVWGDSMGNRIYALTSSGKGSTRFSMTEKIGGPLFPLFAKMIPPFDQSFNQFAADLKKEAERIMNMK, from the coding sequence ATGGCAAACACTCCATATCTCACTCAAGACGGTAAAGCCAACACGGTAAAAAAACTATTCAGCCGCGAAACATCCGTGAGCATTACAATTGATGCCGATCCATCCATCATCTGGGCACTATTGACCACGGCGTCTGATTATCCCCGATGGAATTCGACCATCGTGTCAATAGAAGGCACGATTAGCCCAAACGAAAAAATTAAACTTACCTCAACCCTCGATCCCAAGCGAGTTTTTACCTTACAGATAAAACAAGTTGATCCGGAAAAAAAACTCGTCTGGGGAGACTCAATGGGCAACCGTATTTATGCACTAACCAGTAGCGGAAAAGGCTCTACGCGGTTTTCGATGACTGAAAAAATTGGCGGCCCGTTGTTTCCTCTGTTTGCCAAAATGATTCCCCCATTCGACCAGTCTTTCAACCAATTTGCTGCCGACCTGAAAAAGGAAGCAGAACGAATTATGAACATGAAATAA
- a CDS encoding DUF1059 domain-containing protein, with protein sequence MKTLHCRDAGFDCEAVVRADTEEEVLAQAAEHAQHVHGVTVTPELAIGMKSLIHDEA encoded by the coding sequence ATGAAAACGCTACATTGTAGAGATGCCGGATTTGATTGCGAGGCCGTTGTTCGGGCCGATACAGAAGAGGAAGTGCTGGCCCAGGCTGCCGAACACGCCCAACATGTTCATGGTGTAACGGTAACGCCCGAACTAGCCATAGGCATGAAGAGCCTGATCCACGATGAAGCATAA